The Nocardioides humi genome includes a region encoding these proteins:
- a CDS encoding ADP-ribosylglycohydrolase family protein, which translates to MMAWTPGMRDRAIEGLSVLARREKWRTSDYGDRIISRVQAALTDENPVVRMHAAEAFTGLHADATSEARVAGLRELLITEPDVMVSTVLLNLLGREAHASPGAVDATLEALAGLRSGADQSSEPQELTDEAEKRSAVDRVEDERNNRKVDIVTFLALTHETPYALSTLNQWASEPAKHNELSHAIPFIRDYLAPGAEPRLQQRTFEFVTTASTSALEYWTATGGAMVDTSELTPLELSELENVLRVLDATADQIYFASGAFESKRGNFSEDDVQQGRATAADIARFAGLATPTLLICAASKAAPVIHHVVEALVYLAQVDEKRSLKALAEAVTAHSNYAYDSLASGVVVPYLTRLVAEQRDLVLFDAEGVDAFKTLLAAFAGAGNEDALELAFTFADVFR; encoded by the coding sequence ATGATGGCTTGGACCCCCGGCATGCGTGACAGGGCTATCGAAGGCCTAAGTGTGCTGGCTCGTCGCGAGAAGTGGCGCACGTCTGACTATGGAGACCGGATCATCTCCCGTGTTCAGGCCGCTCTTACCGATGAAAACCCGGTGGTTCGAATGCATGCCGCCGAAGCGTTCACCGGACTGCATGCAGACGCAACCTCGGAGGCACGCGTTGCGGGTCTGCGGGAACTCCTCATCACCGAACCCGACGTCATGGTCAGTACCGTGCTTCTCAACCTTCTGGGTCGCGAAGCTCATGCATCACCTGGCGCTGTCGACGCGACCCTTGAAGCCTTGGCTGGCCTCAGGTCCGGTGCAGATCAGTCTTCCGAGCCTCAAGAGCTCACAGACGAGGCGGAGAAGCGATCAGCCGTCGACCGCGTCGAAGACGAGCGCAACAATCGGAAGGTCGACATCGTGACGTTTCTTGCGCTTACACACGAGACGCCATACGCACTTTCGACCTTGAACCAATGGGCAAGCGAGCCAGCGAAGCACAACGAGCTCAGCCACGCCATCCCGTTCATTCGCGACTACCTCGCGCCGGGCGCCGAGCCTAGACTCCAGCAGCGAACATTCGAGTTCGTCACGACCGCGTCCACGTCCGCGCTCGAGTACTGGACTGCGACAGGCGGGGCCATGGTCGATACTTCCGAACTAACCCCCCTCGAGCTGTCCGAACTCGAGAACGTTCTCCGTGTCCTCGACGCCACCGCGGATCAGATCTACTTCGCGAGCGGTGCCTTCGAAAGCAAGCGCGGCAACTTCAGCGAGGATGACGTTCAGCAAGGCCGAGCCACTGCAGCAGACATCGCGCGATTCGCCGGCCTCGCCACTCCGACCCTGCTGATCTGCGCCGCGAGCAAGGCCGCCCCAGTCATTCATCATGTCGTCGAGGCCCTCGTCTACCTCGCGCAGGTCGACGAGAAGCGCAGCCTCAAAGCACTCGCCGAGGCTGTCACCGCTCACAGCAACTATGCTTATGACTCGCTTGCCAGCGGAGTTGTCGTCCCGTATCTCACCCGCCTCGTTGCTGAACAACGCGACCTCGTGCTCTTCGACGCGGAAGGCGTCGATGCCTTCAAGACATTGCTAGCGGCATTCGCAGGGGCAGGCAACGAGGACGCACTTGAACTCGCGTTCACGTTCGCCGACGTTTTCCGATAA
- a CDS encoding M48 family metalloprotease: MLHPLRPLPYHVAVTSILERETPKAFAALGSAPAGGVELDQALLRSTYRLDPASHPEAHAQLARAAEALGVTVPVELYAGESGGRPNAELVHVADRAIVVLTGGLSDLLSGDELCAVLGHELAHHLLWTAEGGRYLVAARLLDAGETDARTSGEHLETARRFRLATELYADRGALVATGSVEPSVGGLIKLATGLRQVDPAAYLRQAAEVDLTSGSSGQTHPENVLRAWALQQWQLDGDAAEERVAAAIGPPLDLAALDVLGQDALRDLTRELVRQAVLVEALRTPESTELAERYGATVPPAPSPLSELSAEDLSALPADTRRYLCAVLADLATCDPDASRDALAAAVAVATVKRLDKDLVRFLSAELGLGDRERSAVVSAAGRLLASPGGAA; this comes from the coding sequence GTGCTCCACCCGCTCCGGCCGCTGCCGTACCACGTCGCGGTGACGTCGATCCTCGAGCGCGAGACACCGAAGGCGTTCGCGGCCCTCGGCTCGGCGCCCGCCGGCGGAGTCGAGCTCGACCAGGCGCTGCTGCGCTCGACGTACCGGCTGGACCCGGCGAGCCATCCCGAGGCGCACGCGCAGCTGGCGCGCGCCGCCGAGGCGCTGGGGGTGACGGTGCCCGTCGAGCTGTACGCCGGCGAGTCCGGCGGGCGGCCGAACGCCGAGCTGGTGCACGTGGCCGACCGGGCGATCGTGGTGCTCACCGGCGGGCTCTCGGACCTCCTCAGCGGTGACGAGCTGTGCGCCGTGCTGGGGCACGAGCTGGCCCACCACCTGCTGTGGACCGCGGAGGGCGGGCGCTACCTGGTCGCGGCGCGGCTGCTCGATGCGGGGGAGACCGATGCGCGGACGAGCGGGGAGCACCTCGAGACCGCACGCCGGTTCCGGCTCGCCACCGAGCTGTACGCCGACCGCGGCGCCCTCGTCGCGACCGGCTCGGTCGAGCCGTCGGTCGGCGGCCTGATCAAGCTCGCCACGGGCCTGCGCCAGGTCGATCCCGCCGCCTACCTGCGGCAGGCCGCGGAGGTCGACCTGACCTCCGGCAGCAGCGGGCAGACCCATCCCGAGAACGTGCTGCGCGCCTGGGCCCTGCAGCAGTGGCAGCTCGACGGCGACGCGGCCGAGGAGCGGGTGGCGGCGGCGATCGGGCCGCCGCTGGACCTCGCCGCGCTCGACGTTCTCGGCCAGGACGCCCTGCGGGACCTGACCCGCGAGCTCGTCCGCCAGGCGGTGCTGGTCGAGGCGCTGAGAACACCCGAGTCGACCGAGCTCGCGGAGCGGTACGGCGCCACGGTGCCGCCGGCGCCCTCGCCCCTCTCGGAGCTGTCCGCCGAGGACCTGAGCGCACTCCCGGCCGACACCCGCCGCTACCTCTGCGCCGTCCTCGCCGACCTCGCGACCTGCGACCCCGACGCGTCCCGCGATGCCCTGGCCGCCGCCGTCGCGGTGGCGACCGTGAAGCGACTCGACAAGGACCTCGTGAGGTTCCTCTCCGCCGAGCTGGGCCTCGGCGACCGCGAGCGGTCGGCCGTGGTGTCCGCCGCGGGCCGGCTGCTGGCCTCCCCGGGAGGGGCCGCCTGA
- a CDS encoding MFS transporter, protein MSAEDTDTAGNSTTTTSTAAPSGSWRELFSSEHITASLVLAGGIAVYAMNTFVTAALLPTTVADIGGGQYFAWVTTSFMVASVLTSMLVARTLASWGAAHAYLLAFLLFAAGSLGAALSPTMELLLVARVLQGLGGGLLAGLGYAVIRDALPEHLWTRATGLVSAMWGFGTLVGPAIGGVFAQLEFWRGAFWLLTVVAVVLGVMSLRGLPRGSTEPEDFGRLPVTSLGVLVLAAAAFSIAAIVPVGWPTTVALTLGVVLVAGFVLVDRAAPSPVLPHITYQRGNPLKWIYILLGILSAAAMAEIFLPKFGQELGGMTPLVAGVFGATVSIGWSFVQLFSASVDDERTSRRLMFLGPVLMTVGLAVYAASQHLDTDGAAWVWVGGLLLAGAGVGLAFPHLSVAAMRSSDDPVEGSKAAAGVGTAELIANAISSALVGVLVVVGGAGAAGAATMGAGLAVMGALGVFLVVLALRGGR, encoded by the coding sequence ATGTCCGCAGAAGACACCGATACGGCAGGGAATTCGACAACAACCACCTCGACCGCAGCGCCATCCGGCAGCTGGCGAGAACTGTTCAGCAGTGAGCACATCACCGCCTCGCTCGTCCTTGCGGGCGGCATCGCCGTCTACGCCATGAACACCTTCGTCACGGCCGCCCTGCTGCCCACGACGGTCGCCGACATCGGCGGCGGGCAGTACTTCGCCTGGGTGACGACGTCCTTCATGGTGGCCTCGGTGCTGACCTCGATGCTGGTCGCCCGCACCCTCGCGTCGTGGGGTGCGGCACATGCCTACCTGCTGGCGTTCCTGCTGTTCGCGGCCGGCTCCCTCGGCGCGGCGCTGTCGCCGACGATGGAGCTGCTGCTGGTCGCTCGGGTCCTGCAGGGCCTCGGCGGTGGACTGCTCGCGGGTCTCGGGTACGCCGTGATCCGCGACGCGCTCCCCGAGCACCTGTGGACGCGGGCGACCGGGCTCGTGTCGGCGATGTGGGGCTTCGGCACGCTGGTCGGTCCCGCCATCGGTGGGGTGTTCGCGCAGCTGGAGTTCTGGCGCGGTGCGTTCTGGCTCCTCACCGTCGTGGCGGTGGTGCTCGGCGTGATGTCGCTGCGCGGCCTGCCGCGGGGCAGCACGGAGCCCGAGGACTTCGGGCGACTGCCTGTGACGTCGCTCGGCGTACTCGTCCTCGCCGCGGCGGCGTTCAGCATCGCCGCGATCGTGCCGGTCGGCTGGCCGACCACGGTCGCGCTCACGCTCGGCGTCGTGCTCGTGGCCGGGTTCGTGCTGGTGGACCGAGCAGCGCCCTCGCCCGTGCTGCCGCACATCACCTACCAGCGCGGGAATCCCCTCAAGTGGATCTACATCCTGCTCGGCATCCTCAGCGCCGCGGCGATGGCGGAGATCTTCCTGCCGAAGTTCGGCCAGGAGCTCGGCGGGATGACCCCGCTCGTCGCCGGGGTGTTCGGAGCGACGGTTTCGATCGGGTGGAGCTTCGTGCAGCTCTTCAGCGCGAGCGTCGACGACGAGCGCACCAGCCGCCGGCTGATGTTCCTCGGTCCCGTGCTCATGACCGTCGGGCTCGCCGTGTACGCCGCCTCCCAGCATCTCGACACCGACGGGGCCGCCTGGGTGTGGGTCGGTGGGCTGCTGCTGGCCGGCGCGGGCGTGGGTCTGGCGTTCCCGCACCTGAGCGTCGCGGCGATGCGCAGCAGCGACGACCCCGTCGAGGGCTCCAAGGCCGCGGCCGGCGTCGGGACGGCCGAGCTCATCGCGAACGCGATCTCGTCGGCCCTCGTGGGCGTGCTGGTCGTCGTCGGCGGCGCGGGTGCAGCGGGTGCGGCGACGATGGGTGCGGGACTCGCGGTCATGGGCGCTCTCGGCGTCTTCCTCGTCGTGCTCGCCCTGCGTGGCGGACGATGA
- a CDS encoding AAA domain-containing protein yields the protein MRDLVRRAVDLGGLPVDDALALVVPLLEQVARAHEVGRVAPLRGLGDLSVAEEHRIEFDERAALPAQHNRAALEQVERELASRSFEVRRGAGQVVDLASGLRTTTTDQGETAAHPRVRLVPGWQRWEHEIEHHDQLTDIGSLGELLAALLCGLDLADADDLQRLERHRGNLFALAPGLHPVVAGVVTSMVEPDRRRRTQDLLDVTERLRTYRDHPEDFDLDRVLVAGGTADRRTVVLEHLRDRLFDVSRRNPLLHFRSTGRTLNLTQASVPLVLDVRSVRAEQLFTWGGPVSARLVAGKPVDLGAVVRWDDAPYAEQAIDAVMSQARRDRAEYGQDQLRIVVAFLRWHDVHEDPDAPILSPLVLAAAQLTKKRGVRHSYRLQLVEPGQAEVNPVLRHQLRDRYGFELPATVDLTDPGAVDALRAEIERQARATERGVSVVLVDQPRIELIRSRAQTALQAYRRRRSGSRPSIGRRHYAYSYTRPSWQPLGVQIFEDRLVRSPLPFAVELGDEPAPRAQAVGTAGAVERELYTLTEGETNPYRWEVDLCAVSLANFNYRTLSLVRDYDALLAETRSQPVFDELFSAEPREAPAAAAAMPLPERHLVVSADDSQLAAIAQARADDNFVIQGPPGTGKSQTITNLVADYLARGKRVLFICQKRAALDVVHARLRSRGLDEICTLVHDSQADKKAFVHGLRDTYEAWSAAEDDLADLEAARDALVSELTGIRAEVEGYDAALGGPGQRGARVIDHLDRLVALRHARWGEELSADRQLLVPAPEAWQAARGAVDRLGEALARAGHGRILARSPLSAVEPSVLGDPRAELTVGAAAEALAGALARPRALLVAAGGPDPGALSLSQVWQVAELHALLDPLARRGALGVLSGRSVAATELTAAADRQRAAREAAEAAAQAAAGWAEAPGPEEARAALEVARHKEGAAFRFFNGEWRRVRGLVGRGWRGPALPASRALGLLVAHYDAAGAATADDAEAERVYGHADLSALATALEVARRLEWPLAAWRDLLATSDDRAREALDALPAVLPGVEAAAAGVLAVEHLSLDAAAGVAAALAAPAGRDAVRAAAPSLRELAAQPAVLEAVRRLDAEPDQLEYAVVAAALRTARASHPQLDRLDGRRLGDLVERVATLEPDLHRANAAVIVGRLRHRFRERVEHSTRSVTGMDDAQRALKRTWSTGRRELEHEFGKVRAYKSIRQLAGGESGEVVAALRPVWLMSPASLSDILELASSFDVVVFDEASQVPVEEAVPALHRAGQVVVVGDRMQLPPTRYFRAGGPAPDTEVDDGAPDDESGTQVGVVLDADSFLAVASTRLPSTMLLWHYRSRHEALIQFSNAAFYDGRLATVPDREPLPEGRTRLVVGASESPDPEQVRATTDAILDRSISVVRVSDGIYTRRTNPAEARWVAEVVRDLLLRGTGLSIGVVAFSEAQQTEIESALAALAADDREFATAYETEVDREEDGQALGLFVKNLENVQGDERDVIVMSVCYAPGPDGRMRMNFGPINNSGGEKRLNVIFSRARRHMVLVSSIEPTMITNTYNDGASALRGFLQYADAVSEGDRAAMESALGSWARSGAGWSATPAIVEQLSAALGKRGVDVALAVGQSGFRCDLALRRAGDPAWRTAVLVDHADRVDGATGEQRRTVQPAVLRSAGWTVEQVLATDWLEDPDGVTERLVASLG from the coding sequence ATGCGGGACCTGGTACGCCGGGCGGTCGACCTGGGCGGGCTTCCGGTCGACGACGCGCTCGCCCTCGTCGTGCCCCTGCTCGAGCAGGTGGCCCGCGCCCACGAGGTGGGCCGGGTCGCGCCGCTGCGCGGGCTCGGTGACCTGTCCGTGGCCGAGGAGCACCGGATCGAGTTCGACGAGCGGGCCGCGCTGCCGGCGCAGCACAACCGGGCCGCGCTCGAGCAGGTGGAGCGCGAGCTGGCCTCGCGCTCGTTCGAGGTACGACGTGGCGCCGGCCAGGTGGTCGACCTGGCCTCCGGCCTGCGCACCACCACGACCGACCAGGGCGAGACCGCCGCGCACCCCCGGGTGCGCCTGGTGCCGGGCTGGCAGCGGTGGGAGCACGAGATCGAGCACCACGACCAGCTCACCGACATCGGCAGCCTGGGGGAGCTGCTGGCGGCGCTGCTCTGCGGGCTCGACCTCGCCGACGCCGACGACCTGCAGCGACTGGAGCGGCACCGCGGCAACCTGTTCGCGCTGGCCCCGGGGCTGCACCCGGTGGTTGCCGGCGTGGTCACCTCGATGGTCGAGCCCGACCGGCGGCGGCGCACCCAGGACCTGCTCGACGTCACCGAGCGGCTGCGCACCTACCGCGACCACCCGGAGGACTTCGACCTCGACCGCGTGCTCGTCGCCGGCGGCACGGCGGACCGTCGTACCGTCGTCCTGGAGCACCTGCGCGACCGTCTCTTCGACGTCAGCAGGCGCAACCCCCTGCTGCACTTCCGCAGCACCGGACGCACCCTCAACCTGACCCAGGCGTCGGTGCCGCTGGTGCTCGACGTCCGCTCGGTGCGTGCGGAGCAGCTGTTCACCTGGGGCGGGCCGGTGTCCGCGCGCCTGGTCGCCGGCAAGCCGGTCGACCTCGGCGCCGTGGTCCGGTGGGACGACGCGCCGTACGCCGAGCAGGCCATCGACGCCGTCATGTCGCAGGCGCGCCGCGACCGCGCCGAGTACGGCCAGGACCAGCTGCGGATCGTGGTCGCCTTCTTGCGCTGGCACGACGTCCACGAGGATCCGGATGCGCCGATCCTGTCGCCGCTGGTGCTGGCGGCCGCGCAGCTGACGAAGAAGCGCGGAGTGCGGCATTCCTACCGGCTCCAGCTGGTCGAGCCCGGCCAGGCCGAGGTGAACCCGGTCCTGCGCCACCAGCTGCGCGACCGCTACGGGTTCGAGCTGCCGGCCACCGTCGACCTCACCGACCCGGGCGCCGTCGACGCGCTGCGCGCGGAGATCGAGCGCCAGGCGCGGGCCACCGAGCGCGGCGTCTCGGTCGTGCTCGTCGACCAGCCCCGGATCGAGCTGATCCGCTCGCGCGCCCAGACGGCGCTGCAGGCCTACCGGCGCCGCCGGAGCGGCAGCCGGCCGAGCATCGGCCGCCGCCACTACGCCTACTCCTACACCCGGCCGTCGTGGCAGCCGCTCGGTGTGCAGATCTTCGAGGACCGCCTGGTGCGCTCCCCACTGCCGTTCGCCGTCGAGCTCGGCGACGAGCCGGCGCCCCGCGCGCAGGCGGTCGGTACCGCCGGTGCGGTCGAGCGCGAGCTCTACACCCTGACCGAGGGCGAGACGAACCCCTACCGCTGGGAGGTCGACCTCTGCGCGGTCAGCCTCGCCAACTTCAACTACCGCACGCTCAGCCTGGTCCGCGACTACGACGCCCTGCTCGCCGAGACTCGGTCGCAGCCGGTGTTCGACGAGCTGTTCTCCGCCGAGCCGCGCGAGGCCCCGGCGGCCGCCGCGGCGATGCCGCTGCCCGAGCGTCATCTGGTGGTGAGCGCCGACGACTCCCAGCTGGCCGCCATCGCCCAGGCCCGCGCCGACGACAACTTCGTCATCCAGGGCCCGCCCGGCACCGGCAAGTCGCAGACGATCACGAACCTCGTCGCCGACTACCTCGCGCGCGGCAAGCGGGTGCTGTTCATCTGCCAGAAGCGCGCCGCGCTCGACGTCGTCCACGCCCGGCTGCGCTCCCGCGGCCTCGACGAGATCTGCACGCTCGTCCACGACAGCCAGGCCGACAAGAAGGCCTTCGTCCACGGCCTGCGCGACACCTACGAGGCGTGGTCCGCCGCCGAGGACGACCTCGCCGACCTCGAGGCGGCGCGCGACGCGCTCGTGAGCGAGCTGACCGGCATCCGCGCCGAGGTCGAGGGGTACGACGCCGCGCTGGGCGGGCCCGGACAGCGCGGTGCCCGCGTGATCGACCACCTCGACCGGCTGGTCGCGCTGCGCCACGCGCGCTGGGGCGAGGAGCTGAGCGCCGACCGGCAGCTTCTGGTGCCGGCCCCGGAGGCCTGGCAGGCCGCCCGTGGTGCGGTCGACCGGCTGGGCGAGGCGCTCGCACGGGCGGGCCACGGCCGGATACTGGCGCGCTCGCCACTGTCGGCGGTCGAGCCGAGTGTGCTCGGCGACCCCCGGGCCGAGCTGACCGTCGGTGCCGCGGCCGAGGCGCTGGCCGGAGCGCTGGCGCGTCCGCGCGCGCTGCTCGTGGCGGCAGGCGGACCGGATCCCGGCGCGCTGAGCCTGTCCCAGGTCTGGCAGGTGGCCGAGCTGCATGCGCTCCTCGACCCGCTCGCCCGCCGTGGCGCGCTCGGCGTCCTCTCCGGACGGTCGGTCGCCGCGACCGAGCTGACCGCCGCGGCGGACCGGCAGCGGGCCGCCCGCGAGGCGGCGGAGGCGGCCGCGCAGGCGGCCGCCGGCTGGGCGGAGGCTCCCGGGCCCGAGGAGGCGCGCGCGGCGCTGGAGGTCGCACGACACAAGGAGGGAGCGGCGTTCCGGTTCTTCAACGGCGAGTGGCGCCGAGTCCGCGGACTGGTCGGGCGGGGGTGGCGCGGGCCGGCGCTGCCGGCCAGTCGGGCGCTCGGGCTGCTGGTGGCCCACTACGACGCCGCCGGCGCCGCGACGGCCGACGACGCCGAGGCAGAGCGGGTCTACGGCCACGCCGACCTGTCGGCCCTGGCGACGGCGCTCGAAGTGGCACGCCGCCTGGAGTGGCCGCTGGCCGCCTGGCGCGACCTGCTGGCGACCTCCGACGACCGCGCCCGCGAGGCGCTCGACGCCCTGCCGGCGGTGCTGCCCGGCGTGGAGGCGGCGGCCGCCGGGGTCCTCGCCGTCGAGCACCTGTCGCTCGACGCGGCGGCCGGCGTCGCCGCGGCGCTGGCGGCGCCGGCCGGGCGCGACGCCGTCCGCGCTGCCGCCCCGAGCCTGCGGGAGCTCGCCGCGCAGCCGGCCGTCCTCGAGGCGGTCCGCAGGCTCGACGCGGAGCCAGACCAGCTCGAGTACGCCGTGGTCGCCGCCGCGCTCCGCACCGCGCGGGCGAGTCATCCGCAGCTGGACCGGCTGGACGGGCGCCGGCTCGGCGACCTGGTCGAGCGGGTGGCGACGCTGGAGCCCGACCTGCACAGGGCCAATGCCGCGGTGATCGTGGGCCGGCTGCGCCACCGGTTCCGGGAGCGGGTGGAGCACAGCACCCGCAGCGTCACCGGCATGGACGACGCCCAGCGTGCGCTCAAGAGGACGTGGAGCACGGGACGCCGCGAGCTGGAGCACGAGTTCGGCAAGGTGCGTGCGTACAAGTCGATCCGTCAGCTCGCCGGCGGCGAGTCCGGCGAGGTGGTCGCCGCGCTGCGCCCGGTGTGGCTGATGAGCCCGGCCTCGCTGAGCGACATCCTCGAGCTGGCCTCGTCCTTCGACGTGGTCGTCTTCGACGAGGCGAGCCAGGTGCCGGTCGAGGAGGCGGTGCCGGCGCTGCACCGGGCCGGTCAGGTCGTCGTGGTCGGGGACCGGATGCAGCTGCCGCCCACCCGCTACTTCCGTGCGGGCGGGCCCGCTCCCGACACGGAGGTCGACGACGGCGCCCCGGACGACGAGTCCGGCACGCAGGTCGGCGTGGTGCTCGACGCCGACAGCTTCCTCGCCGTCGCATCGACGCGGCTGCCGTCGACGATGCTGCTCTGGCACTACCGCAGCCGCCACGAGGCGCTGATCCAGTTCAGCAACGCCGCCTTCTACGACGGTCGGCTGGCGACCGTGCCGGACCGTGAGCCGCTGCCCGAGGGGCGCACGCGGCTGGTCGTGGGCGCCAGCGAGTCGCCCGATCCCGAGCAGGTGCGCGCGACCACGGACGCGATCCTCGACCGCAGCATCAGCGTCGTACGCGTGAGCGACGGCATCTACACGCGTCGCACCAATCCCGCCGAGGCGCGGTGGGTCGCCGAGGTGGTGCGCGACCTGCTGCTGCGCGGCACCGGCCTGTCGATCGGCGTCGTGGCGTTCTCGGAGGCGCAGCAGACCGAGATCGAGAGCGCCCTCGCCGCGCTGGCCGCCGACGACCGGGAGTTCGCGACGGCGTACGAGACCGAGGTCGACCGGGAGGAGGACGGCCAGGCGCTCGGCCTCTTCGTGAAGAACCTGGAGAACGTCCAGGGCGACGAGCGCGACGTGATCGTCATGAGCGTCTGCTACGCGCCCGGCCCCGACGGCCGGATGCGGATGAACTTCGGCCCGATCAACAACAGTGGCGGCGAGAAGCGGCTCAACGTCATCTTCAGCCGCGCCCGCCGCCACATGGTGCTGGTCAGCAGCATCGAGCCCACGATGATCACCAACACCTACAACGACGGCGCCTCCGCGCTGCGCGGCTTCCTCCAGTACGCCGACGCCGTCTCCGAGGGCGACCGGGCTGCGATGGAGTCCGCCCTCGGGTCGTGGGCTCGCTCGGGCGCGGGATGGTCGGCGACGCCGGCCATCGTCGAGCAGCTGAGCGCTGCGTTGGGGAAGCGGGGTGTCGACGTGGCCCTCGCCGTGGGCCAGTCCGGCTTCCGCTGCGACCTCGCCCTGCGTCGTGCCGGAGACCCGGCGTGGCGCACCGCCGTCCTCGTCGACCACGCCGACCGCGTCGACGGCGCCACCGGCGAGCAGCGCCGTACCGTCCAGCCGGCCGTGCTGCGCTCCGCCGGCTGGACGGTCGAGCAGGTGCTCGCCACCGACTGGCTCGAGGACCCGGACGGGGTGACGGAGCGGCTCGTCGCGAGCCTGGGCTGA
- a CDS encoding type II toxin-antitoxin system VapC family toxin yields the protein MILCDTGPLVAAAVRHDPDHHACVELLTGLRLARRQLLVPATVVAEVGYMLDSFGSSRLEARFLASLAAGDFDPVDVTTDDYARMAELVEQYDDLRIGTTDASVIALAERLDITEVATLDRRHFTAVRPQHVEALTLLPERL from the coding sequence GTGATCCTCTGCGACACCGGGCCACTCGTGGCAGCGGCCGTTCGGCACGATCCGGACCACCACGCCTGCGTCGAGTTGCTCACCGGTCTGCGCTTGGCCAGACGGCAGCTCCTCGTCCCGGCAACCGTTGTCGCCGAGGTCGGGTACATGCTGGACAGCTTCGGCTCCAGCAGGCTTGAGGCACGGTTTCTTGCCAGCCTCGCTGCTGGCGACTTCGACCCGGTGGATGTGACAACCGACGACTACGCGCGCATGGCCGAGTTGGTCGAGCAATACGACGATCTCCGGATCGGCACGACAGACGCCTCCGTGATCGCGCTCGCCGAGCGACTGGACATCACCGAGGTCGCGACACTGGATCGCCGGCACTTTACCGCCGTACGACCACAGCACGTAGAGGCGCTGACCCTCCTGCCAGAACGCCTCTGA
- the soxR gene encoding redox-sensitive transcriptional activator SoxR, translating into MSDHKPTPTDLLAIGEVARRTGVAVSALHFYERLGLISATRTAGGQRRYARHVIRRVSVIQVAKRMGIPLAEVAEVFADLPQDRMPSKVDWRRISERWHGRLEARRKEIERMEHELIECIGCGCVSLRSCRVLNPDDELGSNGTGPRLLPEISAD; encoded by the coding sequence ATGAGCGATCACAAGCCGACCCCCACCGATCTGCTGGCCATCGGCGAGGTCGCGCGACGTACCGGAGTCGCCGTCTCCGCGCTGCACTTCTACGAGCGCCTGGGACTCATCTCCGCCACCCGCACAGCCGGAGGCCAACGCCGGTACGCCCGCCACGTGATCCGCCGGGTCTCGGTGATCCAAGTGGCGAAGCGCATGGGCATCCCGCTCGCCGAGGTCGCCGAGGTCTTCGCCGACCTGCCCCAGGACCGCATGCCCAGCAAGGTCGACTGGCGGCGTATCAGCGAGCGCTGGCACGGACGCCTCGAGGCCCGTCGCAAGGAGATCGAGCGGATGGAGCACGAGCTGATCGAGTGCATCGGCTGCGGCTGCGTCTCGCTGCGCAGCTGCCGGGTGCTCAATCCCGACGACGAGCTCGGGTCGAACGGAACAGGCCCCCGGCTGTTGCCCGAGATCAGCGCGGACTGA